A single Paenibacillus sp. FSL R5-0517 DNA region contains:
- a CDS encoding S-layer homology domain-containing protein — protein sequence MTFKYNNPSHSKKVVSAVLAGMMALSVGGAAMAAESTETGQGQTAAITNTAAPTGLFSDIKVGYWAEKHVYKLAYQGILLGNNGLFRPGDAVTQQEAVTMAIRFMNQEGQLSTDTAAALPTNMEVGNYFKPYVALALQLGLIDKTEESTVDVSKTSWGQKPASREWITKLLIRSLDKDAEAKAQNNQSTGFADNADISESGKGYVNLAVSLDLAKGVEGNKFNPTGSVTRAQLATFFSRGESLTDTKYPNTSTGYVTGLKDGQITLVVDGKAVNFAVNSSTPYFTKDSETRASSTDVKLYTKVMVVGSAGGASYVEVVDATPQVESVEGTFARSLSGNKIGIFVGENYETYSYDEATAFIDQNGNAIRLSDITADSVIEVQRETFSADKKTVAIRVKSGIVNKSDNGVVAEVSTSGKTIKLVNAAGATEQFAYNDNLLITYQNRILSVADLKAGSAVKYTVKDSVLQTIVLTQGVEQSVRGTLVEIGGNQSTLTFKREGGSLEAKLLTEKPEVIINGIQDATLNDLITDATNGDQVELTLNADDQVTRIQVIGRQMEPMNGVTVVSYNSKTKVLTVLDNNKKPFVFTLDEKTKLDYNTTKPTLAGLESLLNDGRKLDLTYVGTRALSVKVIYKYEGTISNIDTSGKKISLLSGNQTITVPYSTVPTVEMYNKSGASLGDLKIGDKVTITLGANQDVVQKIALNTVAQFEVVALEANSRIRVKSDMLTSQFYVDQAVLTGESGQTITPSQLTAGNLINVTFEGVTPKAVQVVKRTLAEVTAVDASSVTLKQFNGQTETVPVSGSVKVVKSGSTLTSLTSLTVGDRVEMTKDTDNSTRFRVLTVMSKQFWSYDGVGNQILVKRETTADTNYRFALGSSVFVHQGDNTLSVQSLRDNDNIVLYLLNNVILEIQKQ from the coding sequence GTGACTTTTAAATATAACAATCCATCACACTCTAAAAAAGTAGTATCAGCCGTGCTTGCAGGCATGATGGCCCTTAGCGTCGGCGGAGCTGCCATGGCAGCAGAATCAACAGAAACGGGGCAGGGTCAGACAGCTGCAATAACGAATACGGCTGCACCAACTGGTTTGTTCAGTGACATCAAGGTCGGATACTGGGCTGAGAAACATGTGTACAAACTGGCATATCAAGGCATTCTTCTCGGTAACAACGGCCTGTTCCGTCCAGGAGACGCGGTAACACAGCAAGAAGCTGTAACAATGGCAATCCGTTTTATGAATCAAGAGGGCCAGTTGAGTACCGACACGGCTGCGGCATTACCGACAAACATGGAAGTGGGAAATTATTTCAAGCCATATGTCGCGCTGGCACTTCAACTGGGACTGATTGACAAGACGGAAGAATCAACTGTGGATGTATCCAAGACATCATGGGGGCAAAAGCCGGCTTCACGGGAATGGATTACGAAATTGTTAATCCGCTCATTGGACAAGGATGCGGAAGCAAAGGCACAAAACAATCAATCTACCGGATTTGCTGATAATGCAGATATCTCTGAAAGTGGTAAAGGTTATGTCAATCTGGCTGTTAGCCTGGATCTGGCCAAAGGTGTGGAAGGCAACAAATTCAATCCAACTGGTTCCGTAACCCGTGCTCAACTTGCTACCTTCTTCAGTCGTGGCGAATCGTTAACGGATACGAAGTATCCGAACACTTCCACGGGTTATGTGACTGGATTGAAAGATGGGCAGATCACGCTGGTTGTGGACGGCAAAGCCGTTAACTTCGCAGTGAACAGCAGTACGCCTTACTTTACGAAAGACAGTGAGACGCGTGCTTCATCCACAGATGTGAAACTATACACGAAAGTTATGGTTGTGGGTTCGGCTGGCGGGGCTTCCTATGTGGAAGTCGTTGATGCTACACCACAGGTGGAAAGCGTTGAAGGTACATTTGCACGTTCATTGTCTGGCAATAAGATTGGTATTTTTGTGGGCGAGAATTACGAAACGTACAGTTATGATGAAGCAACGGCATTCATCGATCAGAATGGTAATGCAATCAGACTGTCCGATATTACGGCAGATAGTGTCATCGAAGTACAGCGTGAGACGTTCTCGGCTGACAAAAAAACAGTCGCAATCCGTGTGAAATCCGGCATTGTGAACAAGAGTGACAATGGCGTAGTTGCTGAAGTATCTACTTCTGGCAAAACCATTAAACTTGTCAATGCAGCGGGTGCTACCGAGCAGTTTGCTTACAATGACAATCTGCTTATCACATATCAGAACCGTATCCTGTCAGTGGCTGATCTGAAAGCCGGCAGTGCTGTAAAATACACCGTTAAGGACAGTGTTCTGCAAACGATCGTATTAACTCAAGGTGTGGAGCAATCTGTGCGCGGAACACTGGTTGAGATCGGTGGTAACCAATCCACGTTAACGTTCAAACGTGAAGGAGGTTCACTGGAGGCGAAACTGCTGACTGAAAAGCCGGAAGTCATTATCAATGGCATTCAGGATGCAACGCTGAATGATCTCATCACGGATGCTACGAACGGGGATCAGGTGGAGCTGACATTAAACGCTGATGACCAGGTAACGCGTATTCAGGTCATTGGACGCCAAATGGAACCTATGAACGGGGTAACAGTTGTGTCTTACAATAGTAAAACAAAGGTACTTACCGTGCTGGACAACAACAAAAAACCGTTTGTATTTACATTGGATGAGAAAACAAAGCTGGATTATAATACGACCAAACCTACACTGGCTGGTCTGGAGTCACTCTTAAACGATGGTCGAAAATTGGATCTGACATATGTGGGAACACGTGCATTGTCCGTTAAAGTAATTTACAAGTATGAAGGTACAATTAGCAACATTGATACTTCTGGCAAGAAAATCAGTTTGTTGTCCGGTAATCAGACGATTACAGTGCCTTATTCTACGGTTCCTACAGTCGAGATGTATAATAAATCCGGCGCAAGTCTGGGAGATCTGAAGATTGGTGACAAAGTTACCATAACACTTGGAGCAAATCAGGATGTAGTGCAGAAGATTGCACTGAACACTGTGGCTCAATTCGAAGTGGTTGCCTTGGAAGCAAATAGTCGTATTCGAGTAAAATCAGATATGTTGACAAGTCAGTTCTACGTGGATCAAGCGGTACTGACAGGAGAGAGTGGTCAGACGATCACGCCTTCACAGCTGACAGCAGGCAACCTGATTAATGTAACATTTGAAGGAGTTACGCCAAAAGCGGTTCAAGTCGTGAAGCGTACGCTGGCTGAAGTTACAGCAGTGGATGCTTCATCCGTAACACTCAAGCAGTTTAACGGCCAGACTGAAACCGTGCCTGTTAGCGGTTCGGTTAAAGTCGTAAAATCTGGCTCTACGTTAACTTCGCTGACTAGTCTTACGGTCGGTGATCGTGTTGAAATGACAAAAGATACGGATAATTCAACACGCTTCAGAGTACTAACTGTCATGAGCAAACAATTCTGGTCTTATGATGGCGTGGGTAACCAGATTTTGGTTAAACGGGAAACGACAGCAGACACAAACTATCGTTTTGCACTCGGATCAAGTGTATTTGTTCACCAGGGTGACAATACTTTAAGCGTGCAATCTCTCAGAGATAATGATAATATTGTATTGTATCTCCTGAACAATGTGATTCTGGAGATACAAAAACAGTAA
- a CDS encoding GerMN domain-containing protein, with product MNKKIWIAALLVTVMAVAAGCGSKPTAAPNQTQGAGTENNVTEVEGETITEPVTAEPEENTTPTESTEGSSEGTTTTTPPSETSTDTPTTSESNEKKTITVFYTDEEELELHKASAEISYASDDAKYKAAFESLQQSKDNKLVPLWSKEIELKSVQFKDGALTLDIHMPDTARLGAGGEVFAMDALKQTFFQFDEVKSLDLLVDGQQTESLMGHVDLEHPMTRSE from the coding sequence ATGAACAAGAAAATATGGATTGCAGCCTTGCTGGTAACGGTTATGGCAGTTGCTGCTGGATGTGGAAGCAAGCCAACAGCTGCTCCGAATCAGACGCAAGGCGCGGGAACGGAAAACAATGTGACCGAGGTTGAAGGCGAAACAATTACCGAACCGGTAACTGCTGAACCAGAAGAGAACACAACACCAACAGAATCCACGGAAGGCAGTTCGGAGGGAACGACTACAACTACTCCGCCAAGCGAAACGTCTACGGACACGCCAACAACTTCCGAAAGTAATGAAAAGAAAACGATCACTGTATTCTATACGGATGAAGAAGAACTGGAGTTGCACAAAGCTTCGGCAGAGATTTCATACGCATCGGATGATGCCAAATATAAGGCTGCCTTTGAATCACTGCAACAGAGCAAAGACAATAAACTTGTTCCACTGTGGTCTAAAGAAATTGAATTGAAATCTGTTCAGTTCAAGGATGGAGCTCTTACCCTGGATATTCATATGCCAGATACGGCACGTCTTGGAGCAGGCGGAGAAGTCTTTGCGATGGATGCTCTGAAACAAACGTTCTTTCAGTTTGATGAAGTAAAATCACTTGATTTACTGGTGGATGGTCAGCAGACTGAGAGTCTGATGGGCCATGTGGATCTTGAACATCCAATGACAAGATCCGAATAG
- a CDS encoding N-acetylmuramoyl-L-alanine amidase family protein produces the protein MKKFGFLVLLFVFGLVFPGYSHAATDTKIILDGKEIVQPSDAKAEIINSKVMVPIRVVSENLGYSVEWKQQTQTVTISKDNTAMQMIVGQKTATVNGSNVNLDAPPLVKNGTTLVPLRFIGEEMGLKVGWNNTTKTVTLVTQNSGSGNGTTTPPNSGNEGGGSDQEGLVLVNGISFSDNRLMIATSGSTKPNVFTMTGPDRIVIDLPNTAFADSFSEGQALDSNQNGQLVVSGYPDVSKIRYSLYSNSPSTVRFVIDLSSSKGYSVQNDSGLIMINLDNQSGTPAPPVGNNGKKVVVIDAGHGDQDPGAIGVTGKREKDFNLAMALKVEALLKKESKIDVVLTRSDDTFLALKERVKIAQDIKADIFISIHANSGPAAANGVETFYTRSNSKALATVMHKYLLQSSGLKDRGVKTASLHVTRETTMPAVLLEGGFLSNKSDEAALFTESFQNSVAKGIVAGIKEYLGIK, from the coding sequence ATGAAGAAGTTCGGTTTTTTGGTACTGTTATTTGTCTTTGGGCTCGTATTCCCGGGCTATAGTCACGCAGCAACAGACACGAAAATTATCCTAGACGGAAAAGAAATCGTACAGCCATCGGATGCAAAAGCGGAAATTATCAACAGCAAGGTGATGGTTCCGATCCGGGTTGTGTCCGAAAATCTTGGATATAGCGTGGAGTGGAAGCAGCAAACGCAAACGGTGACTATCAGCAAAGACAACACTGCCATGCAGATGATTGTTGGACAGAAGACGGCAACGGTGAACGGCAGTAACGTAAACCTGGATGCCCCGCCACTCGTTAAAAATGGTACTACGCTCGTACCTCTCCGATTTATCGGTGAGGAAATGGGTCTTAAGGTGGGTTGGAACAATACCACGAAGACGGTAACATTAGTTACCCAGAATTCAGGTTCCGGAAACGGGACAACCACACCTCCGAACTCTGGCAATGAAGGCGGAGGATCGGATCAGGAAGGTCTTGTACTGGTGAACGGCATCAGCTTCAGCGACAACCGCCTCATGATAGCAACAAGCGGGAGTACGAAGCCGAACGTCTTCACGATGACAGGACCAGATCGAATCGTTATAGACTTGCCGAATACCGCATTTGCTGATTCATTCAGTGAAGGACAGGCTCTAGACAGCAACCAGAATGGACAACTCGTCGTTAGCGGCTATCCGGATGTGTCTAAGATTCGTTACTCGTTATACAGCAACAGTCCATCCACAGTTCGTTTTGTGATCGATCTGTCCAGTTCGAAAGGGTACAGTGTGCAAAATGATTCCGGACTGATCATGATTAATCTCGACAATCAAAGTGGTACACCTGCTCCTCCCGTTGGGAATAATGGCAAAAAAGTTGTCGTTATCGATGCAGGTCACGGAGATCAGGATCCAGGGGCAATTGGTGTAACGGGGAAACGTGAAAAAGACTTCAATCTGGCAATGGCTCTGAAAGTGGAAGCCTTGTTGAAAAAAGAATCCAAAATTGACGTTGTGTTAACGCGCAGCGATGATACATTTTTGGCATTAAAAGAACGTGTGAAGATTGCACAAGACATAAAAGCGGACATCTTCATCTCCATTCATGCTAACAGTGGCCCTGCTGCTGCGAACGGTGTAGAGACATTCTATACACGCTCCAACAGCAAAGCACTTGCTACAGTGATGCACAAGTATCTCTTACAGTCTTCCGGACTGAAAGATCGCGGAGTGAAAACGGCAAGTCTCCATGTTACCCGTGAAACGACAATGCCAGCAGTTCTGCTGGAAGGTGGATTCCTTAGCAATAAGAGCGACGAAGCAGCCCTCTTCACGGAAAGTTTCCAGAACAGTGTTGCCAAAGGGATTGTTGCAGGAATCAAGGAGTATCTGGGAATTAAGTAA
- a CDS encoding N-acetylmuramoyl-L-alanine amidase family protein, whose protein sequence is MKKWSAAVVFLLFLCLFPVMAHADTTPSIVLDGVTINQQTGAPAENIGKTVMVPIRIVSENLGYKVKWEKATQSVQVQKGNSTIQMTAGKDAATVNGNVVNLDSPPLIKQGTTLVPLRFVGEGMGLRVGWDNGTKTVSLFSIPPVVGTEGDSDPVEAPVPDGLTELQGITFSGDRLIVATNGNISPKVSSIGGPDRIIVDLPSATFSQEFIQGQASNADGSGQFLVTDSSFVSKVRYAMFSKSPSTVRVVLDLSQSATAKWSIGDNNVLLVDLTATSGEPTSQPALPTNDGKTIVVIDPGHGGRQSGAVSLSGAYEKDFNLAVGLKVQAILQKYSNIQTVITRQDDTELSLKQRVDIAELNQADVFVSIHGNKFTTPVPNGIETLYSRKESKTLADTLHKYVLPVTGLKDRGVKTASLHVTRETTMPAVLLELGFLSNSSDEAVMLTEEYQEKCAQAIVDGIVEFLGL, encoded by the coding sequence ATGAAAAAATGGTCCGCAGCAGTCGTTTTTCTTCTGTTCCTATGTTTATTTCCAGTCATGGCCCATGCAGACACCACTCCCTCGATTGTACTCGACGGTGTAACCATTAACCAGCAGACGGGAGCACCCGCCGAAAATATCGGAAAGACGGTCATGGTTCCGATTCGAATTGTATCGGAGAATCTGGGTTATAAGGTGAAGTGGGAGAAGGCAACTCAGTCAGTCCAGGTTCAAAAAGGAAACAGCACAATTCAAATGACGGCTGGCAAAGATGCAGCTACAGTGAATGGAAACGTGGTGAATCTGGATTCGCCTCCACTGATCAAACAGGGAACGACGCTTGTTCCGTTACGCTTTGTCGGGGAAGGCATGGGTCTGCGTGTTGGTTGGGACAATGGAACCAAGACAGTAAGCCTATTTAGTATTCCTCCCGTAGTCGGAACGGAAGGTGACAGTGACCCCGTCGAGGCTCCTGTCCCGGATGGTCTGACAGAGCTTCAAGGGATCACCTTCAGCGGAGATCGGTTGATTGTAGCAACAAACGGGAATATCAGTCCCAAAGTATCCAGTATAGGCGGGCCAGACCGTATTATAGTTGATCTGCCTTCAGCCACATTTTCTCAGGAATTCATTCAGGGACAAGCCTCTAACGCGGATGGCAGTGGACAGTTTCTCGTTACGGATTCATCATTCGTTTCCAAAGTCCGGTATGCCATGTTTAGTAAATCGCCTTCCACCGTGCGTGTCGTTCTGGATCTGAGTCAGTCGGCTACTGCCAAATGGTCTATTGGAGATAACAATGTCTTGCTTGTTGACCTGACAGCTACAAGTGGAGAACCCACAAGCCAACCGGCATTACCTACGAATGATGGCAAAACCATTGTGGTCATTGATCCCGGACATGGTGGTCGTCAATCCGGTGCAGTAAGTTTGTCTGGAGCTTATGAGAAGGATTTCAATCTGGCTGTAGGGCTGAAGGTACAGGCTATTCTTCAAAAGTACTCAAATATCCAAACGGTCATTACACGCCAGGATGACACAGAGCTTTCACTCAAACAGCGAGTGGATATTGCTGAATTGAATCAGGCAGATGTTTTTGTGTCCATTCATGGAAACAAATTCACCACACCCGTGCCAAACGGGATTGAAACGCTATATAGTCGCAAAGAAAGCAAGACTTTGGCTGATACTCTTCACAAATATGTGTTGCCGGTAACCGGACTCAAGGATCGTGGGGTTAAAACGGCTAGTCTACATGTGACCCGTGAAACAACCATGCCTGCTGTGTTGCTTGAATTAGGTTTTTTAAGTAATTCTTCAGATGAAGCAGTCATGCTCACAGAAGAATACCAGGAGAAATGTGCTCAGGCGATTGTGGACGGAATTGTTGAATTTTTGGGACTCTAA
- the leuD gene encoding 3-isopropylmalate dehydratase small subunit, translating to MEEFKTLQGIVAPVDRVNVDTDAIIPKQFLKRIERTGFGQFLFYEWRFDEEGNNNASFEMNKPRYEGASILISRANFGCGSSREHAPWAIMDYGFRCVIAPSFADIFYNNCFKNGILPIKLSEEQVEDLFQRTATHEGYEMNVNLENKTITDAYGLHIDFDLDEHRRQFLLQGLDDIGLTLQHDDEIAAYEQRHAAKLFG from the coding sequence ATGGAAGAATTCAAAACATTACAAGGCATTGTTGCACCGGTAGACCGGGTCAATGTAGATACAGACGCAATCATTCCGAAACAGTTCCTGAAACGGATTGAACGTACGGGATTTGGACAATTTTTGTTCTACGAATGGCGTTTTGATGAAGAGGGTAACAATAATGCCTCCTTCGAAATGAACAAACCTCGTTATGAAGGAGCATCCATCCTGATCTCACGTGCCAACTTTGGCTGTGGATCTTCCCGTGAGCATGCGCCATGGGCAATTATGGACTATGGATTCCGTTGTGTCATCGCTCCATCTTTTGCAGATATCTTCTATAATAACTGCTTTAAGAACGGGATCTTGCCAATCAAGTTGTCAGAAGAGCAAGTGGAAGACTTGTTCCAACGTACAGCGACACATGAAGGCTATGAGATGAATGTAAATCTGGAAAACAAAACGATTACCGATGCATACGGACTGCATATCGATTTTGATCTGGATGAGCATCGTCGTCAATTCCTTTTGCAAGGACTGGACGATATTGGTCTCACTCTTCAACATGATGACGAAATCGCTGCGTATGAGCAACGCCATGCGGCTAAACTATTCGGTTAA
- the leuC gene encoding 3-isopropylmalate dehydratase large subunit encodes MSKKTMFEKIWENHVIHQEEGKPSILYIDLHLVHEVTSPQAFEGLRLSGRKVRRPELTFATMDHNVPTKDRFNITDPISKQQIDTLSQNCRDFGVKLYDLDTVDQGVVHVMGPELGLTHPGKTIVCGDSHTSTHGAFGALAFGIGTSEVEHVMATQCLQQAKAKTMEVRFVGKRNPGVTAKDMILAVIAKYGTDFATGYVIEYTGESIRELSMEERMTVCNMSIEGGARAGLIAPDETTFEYLRGREYVPAGAKFDEAVAGWKQLVTDEGAEFDHVVEIDVETLIPQVTWGTSPGMGTDISSKVPVPAELPTENERKAAEKALEYMGLEPGTPIAEIPIDYVFIGSCTNGRIEDLRAAAKVAKGHTVSSQVTAIVVPGSGRVKIQAEQEGLDKIFTEAGFEWRDAGCSMCLAMNPDVLKPGQRCASTSNRNFEGRQGRGGRTHLVSPAMAAAAAVKGHFVDVRDWNFKTEAAI; translated from the coding sequence ATGAGTAAAAAAACGATGTTTGAGAAAATTTGGGAAAATCACGTAATTCATCAAGAAGAAGGCAAACCGAGCATTCTGTATATCGATCTGCATCTGGTGCACGAAGTAACTTCTCCGCAGGCATTTGAAGGACTTCGTCTGAGTGGACGTAAAGTTCGTCGCCCTGAGCTGACATTTGCAACAATGGACCACAACGTTCCAACCAAAGACCGCTTCAACATTACAGATCCAATCTCCAAACAACAAATTGATACCCTTTCGCAAAACTGTCGTGATTTCGGCGTGAAGTTGTATGATCTGGACACGGTTGATCAAGGCGTTGTGCACGTTATGGGACCTGAACTTGGTCTGACTCACCCAGGTAAAACGATTGTATGTGGTGACAGTCATACGTCCACACACGGTGCTTTTGGCGCACTGGCATTCGGAATCGGAACAAGTGAAGTTGAGCACGTTATGGCAACGCAATGTTTGCAACAAGCGAAAGCCAAAACGATGGAAGTTCGTTTTGTCGGCAAACGTAACCCGGGTGTAACCGCGAAGGATATGATCCTTGCAGTCATTGCCAAATACGGTACAGACTTTGCAACAGGTTATGTTATTGAGTACACGGGTGAATCCATCCGTGAATTGAGCATGGAAGAGCGTATGACGGTCTGCAACATGTCCATCGAAGGTGGAGCAAGAGCAGGATTGATCGCTCCGGATGAAACAACATTTGAATATCTGCGTGGACGTGAATACGTACCAGCGGGTGCGAAGTTCGATGAGGCTGTAGCAGGCTGGAAACAGCTTGTAACCGATGAAGGTGCAGAGTTTGACCATGTGGTTGAAATCGATGTGGAGACATTGATTCCGCAAGTAACTTGGGGAACAAGCCCTGGCATGGGAACCGACATTTCTTCGAAAGTTCCTGTTCCGGCTGAATTGCCTACAGAAAACGAACGCAAAGCGGCTGAAAAAGCGCTTGAATATATGGGACTTGAGCCGGGAACACCAATTGCCGAGATTCCAATTGATTATGTATTTATCGGTTCTTGCACCAATGGTCGGATCGAAGATCTGCGTGCAGCTGCAAAAGTGGCTAAAGGTCACACGGTATCCAGTCAGGTTACAGCAATTGTTGTACCAGGTTCAGGACGAGTTAAAATCCAAGCAGAACAAGAAGGTTTGGATAAAATCTTTACGGAAGCCGGATTTGAATGGCGTGATGCGGGATGCAGCATGTGTCTGGCGATGAACCCGGATGTATTGAAGCCAGGACAACGTTGTGCTTCAACGTCCAACCGTAACTTTGAAGGACGTCAAGGACGCGGAGGACGTACACATCTGGTATCTCCAGCAATGGCAGCAGCAGCAGCGGTTAAGGGTCACTTTGTGGACGTACGGGATTGGAATTTCAAAACGGAAGCAGCGATCTAA
- a CDS encoding LysR family transcriptional regulator encodes MEFRQLQYTLQIAAERNFSRAAEKLHIAQPSLSQQLSKLEKELGVLLFQRNTSTVELTHAGVTFVEQAQKIVDAMELLRQEMSDISQLRKGKVVVGSMPITGSHLLPHVLPAFQQAYPEIEVTLLEDSGLTLEKLTASGKADLSLLSLPLQEPSLSYVTIGEERIDLAVPPNHPLARRADPDNPLPVRIEELRDEPFVVLKKGQGFRKLTFDLCEQAGFDPQVVFESTNIETVQSLVATGMGITLVPRFIARAPRSEFVPVYVPLAEPTPSRTLVVAYRQGRVLSKAAEAFIHTFQQTVAELSKGD; translated from the coding sequence ATGGAATTCAGACAACTTCAATATACGCTGCAAATTGCGGCCGAACGCAATTTCTCCAGGGCAGCAGAAAAACTGCATATTGCTCAACCTTCATTAAGCCAGCAATTATCCAAATTGGAAAAAGAATTGGGCGTACTGCTGTTTCAGCGTAATACGAGTACAGTAGAGTTAACCCATGCCGGTGTTACGTTTGTGGAGCAAGCCCAAAAGATCGTAGATGCCATGGAGTTATTACGTCAGGAAATGTCAGACATCTCCCAGCTTCGCAAAGGTAAAGTCGTTGTGGGCAGCATGCCGATCACTGGCTCACACCTGCTCCCACACGTGCTTCCTGCATTCCAACAAGCGTACCCCGAGATTGAAGTCACCTTGTTGGAAGACTCCGGACTTACGCTTGAGAAATTGACAGCAAGCGGCAAAGCTGATCTTAGCCTCTTATCTCTTCCTTTACAAGAACCAAGCTTGTCTTATGTAACTATTGGCGAAGAACGGATTGATCTGGCGGTTCCCCCGAATCACCCTCTGGCACGCAGGGCAGATCCGGATAATCCGCTTCCTGTGCGCATTGAAGAGCTTCGGGATGAGCCATTTGTTGTATTGAAAAAAGGACAGGGTTTCCGCAAACTTACATTTGATCTCTGTGAGCAGGCTGGTTTTGATCCCCAGGTTGTGTTCGAGAGCACAAATATTGAAACCGTTCAGTCACTGGTCGCCACAGGGATGGGGATTACACTGGTTCCACGCTTTATTGCCCGTGCGCCGCGCAGTGAATTCGTACCCGTGTATGTGCCGCTTGCTGAGCCAACTCCCAGCAGAACACTTGTTGTGGCTTACCGGCAAGGCAGAGTACTGTCGAAGGCAGCCGAAGCATTCATCCATACGTTTCAACAAACGGTGGCCGAATTGTCCAAGGGAGACTAA
- a CDS encoding carbon-nitrogen family hydrolase, translated as MTEQQQGEMRVALIQGDIQLGDPEANHKHMQSLLERAVEQYPDLGLAVLPEMWNTGYALTQIHELADPEGQKSREWLSAFAQKHQISIVGGSIAEKRDGQIYNTMYAYDREGTQVTRYDKLHLFRLMDEEKFLQPGAEPEIFELQNGLTAGASICYDIRFPELARTLALNGAKALIVPAEWPNPRLHHWRTLLTARAIENQMYVIACNRVGKGGDTEFFGHSLIIDPWGEIVAEGGEGEEIVTGIIRPSLVDEVRGRIPVFEDRRPGVYFGDK; from the coding sequence ATGACAGAACAACAACAGGGAGAAATGCGTGTAGCTCTGATTCAGGGGGATATTCAGCTCGGAGACCCTGAGGCTAATCATAAACATATGCAGTCGTTGCTTGAACGTGCGGTAGAACAATATCCGGATCTGGGGCTGGCTGTGCTGCCTGAAATGTGGAATACCGGATACGCGTTGACGCAAATTCATGAACTCGCTGACCCGGAAGGACAGAAATCACGGGAGTGGCTGTCTGCTTTTGCTCAAAAACATCAAATTTCCATCGTTGGCGGTTCCATTGCCGAGAAACGGGATGGTCAAATATACAATACAATGTACGCGTATGATCGTGAAGGAACACAGGTAACGCGATACGATAAATTACATCTGTTCCGCCTGATGGACGAGGAGAAATTTTTACAGCCTGGTGCGGAACCTGAAATTTTTGAATTACAAAATGGTCTTACAGCGGGTGCTTCGATCTGTTACGACATCCGGTTTCCGGAACTCGCCCGCACCCTTGCTTTAAATGGTGCCAAGGCTTTGATTGTACCGGCCGAATGGCCGAATCCTCGTCTGCATCACTGGCGTACATTGCTTACGGCAAGAGCGATTGAGAATCAGATGTATGTGATCGCCTGTAACCGTGTGGGAAAAGGGGGGGACACCGAGTTTTTCGGACATTCCCTCATCATTGATCCATGGGGTGAGATTGTGGCTGAAGGTGGCGAAGGGGAAGAGATCGTGACCGGAATCATTCGCCCTTCCCTGGTAGATGAGGTTCGCGGACGTATTCCCGTGTTTGAAGACCGTCGACCTGGCGTTTATTTTGGTGATAAATAA